CGTAGCGATTCTCGTTGGCTTAGTTCGAAAGTATCCGGAAAGTCCAGTTGGTAGATTGTTTGAGCTGGTTGGGAAAAACAAAGAGCGAGTTACAAAATGGGCTGGTTACTTCGTGGCACTCGTGTTGTGTGTGATGGGTATTGCCTCGATGTTGAAGTAAATGTTGTAGGTAATGCACTTGGTTAGTGCACTCGGTTAATGCACGTACCCGTGGATCGCAAGGAACCAGCTGTTGATTCTTAGGTCAGCTTCCCTTGAAGAAATTCCATTGGTGAAGTCTTGGTACATGCTTGATGTTTCCTCCAGTGGCTGGAAATGAGGATAGAAGTCCTCATGCTTTACCGTCAATAGAACTGGCGTCCCGTACGAATCTTCTAGTCCAGGGAACTTACTGGCGAGAAGTCCAGGGAGGCGAACCTTTCTCATCCCGTTGCGGTAATTGAGATAGGTGATTAAATCGGCATGTTCAACTTCAACCCAGCCGCCATAATCAAGCTTTTTCTTACCGCCATCGATGGGAATTTCGATATTAGATTTGATGAAATGGCGTTTAGGCTTCGGGTATAAAATTTGACAGACGGAAGATCCTGTAGAAACTCGATCACCACGTTCCAGGGCTTCGATGACGGGATCCGGGAATTTTAGATTGAGTGCTGGAGCCCCGAAATGAGTTTCTCCACAGTGCCCGCAGTAGTAGTGGCCTGGTTTCATGATGTGTCTCCTTAGGTCTTAGGGTGGTTGACACTTCATAGGCTACGAGGAAAAAGGGGAGTAGCGGGTTCTGCGACTGCTAGTCCTGTGGATAACTAGCTTGTCGGATTTGATACCTGGGGATAACCCTCTGTGACCTGGAAAATTTGGGAAATGTAGGGAATGATTGGACGTAATTCTGCCTTCGTCCTGTATTGAATAAGTGTTTGCATATCACCCTTGCGTTCGAACACATGGGCGGGTAGGGTAGGTGATAACAACAAAACGGGGACCCACAGGGAAAGGGGGGACACCATGAGCATTAGCACCCACGTCAACGCAATCACCACCGCACTACACGCCATCGATAATCACCTGGCAGCACTACTAGACGCTGACGGTGTCACCCTCGAGCACTACACACCCCTCGAGCCAGACCTTGTAGCACTCGAACACGCCATCAACCACCACGCCACCATCGCAGCACAAGCCACAGCACTGGCAGAACGCACCAACGCCGCCCACACCATCGGCTCCACCCACCTCATCGACTACCTCACCACCACCTTCGGCCTATCAAAAAAAGGCGCCCACCACCGCATCACCCTCGCCCACACCCTCTACCCCACCACAGGCAAAACCAGCAGTAGCACCAGTGGTGAAAGTGGCAGCGATACTGACTCCGGTGGTGATTCTGGGGATTCCGGTGGTGATGACCCTGACCCAGAACCCAACCCAGGGGATACCGGTACAGGCAATGACACTGATGGCAATGACCAGCCCGATGGTGGCTCAGGTGGCTCAGGTGGCAAGTCGCAGATCAGCGCGGAAAAACACGCCATCATCACCGAAGAACTCACCCACCTCAACCCCAATACCACACCCAGCTACGACCAGCTGCGCCACCAAGCACTCACCCACGCCATCTGGCGCACCCCAGAAGACCTACGCACCTGGCTACGCAACCAAATACGCACAGCTAACAACGCTCACCCCGATCGCATCACCGCGATGAGCAAACGCTACCTGGCGTTTAGTAAACCCGATGCCAACAACATGGTCCGCATCAGCGGCCTGATCCCTGCTACCACCGCAGCACTAATCGCAGCGAACACCGCACCCTTAACCAAACGCGGCAACCTGGTCGATACCCCACCAGCAGACGATACCCGCAGCCGTGGACAACGCCATGCTGACGCACTGCACCACATCATGGAGATCTACAACCAAGGCATTGTTACCCCAGCACGCGGTGGCACAGCCAGCATCATCATCTCCATGACCACCGATGACATCAACGACATCAACACCACCGACCCCACTAACAGTAATGGTGGTAGCAGCCCACTGAACAAGCTGTACCCCACCAACACCGGGTACGCACTCAACCTGGCAGAAATCATGAATCTGATCGCTGCGAAATACGACTTCGCTGTGCTGCTTGATGGACCAACCGGGCAAGCGTTGAATGTTAACCGGATGCAACGCTCAGCGAATCTCATGCAGCGGATTGCGTTGTTCGCCTCAGAGTTAGTGTGTAGTGCCCCGCATTGTGATCGCCCGCAGTTAGAGTGCGAGGTTCATCATCTTGACCCGTGGGTTAAAGGTGGGTTGACCAACCTGGTGAACTTAACCCAGCAGTGTTATAACCATCATCCCCGTATTGATGATTCACGTAGTGGGGTCAATGGGAAAGGCTATATGGACCGCGATCCTGATACAGGTCGGGCAGCGCATTATCCTGCGGATGGTTCAGGTCCGGTGTGTAACCGCTCTGCTGCATCAGATAGTTCAGGTGGTGCGTGGGCGAGACGTAAACACCACGGCCCACCACCACACCACCAACCACCACACCACCCACCACCGGATCCACCAGGACCACCAGACGATGTACCGGGTGATGTGTCTAGTCCTGCTGTCGATACCCTGTTTTAGCCTGTGCCTGTTACCAGCCGCTGTAGTGTGCCTGGTACCGGGCACACACCCCTGCCCACAGCCCGAGGCACCAGACCCCAGCCACCAACAACCCAGACGTCGACAAGCACACTCCCGACAAGTAAATTACTCAGCTACCAGCGACTCCAGCACGAAATCAGGGTGCTCCTTCTCGATGAAGGACAGGCGCCACTTGTCGCTGAACAGGGCAATCAGCTCTCCGTCGGTGCGGGTGAAGATTTCCACGCCGCGCTGCTTCGCCAGTTCAGGTGCGGTTTCGGCAGTTGTGCGGCGGGCGACGGTGTAAGGAATTGGGTCGGCAACCGTTTCGACGTTGTATTCCACTTCCATGCGGGCCTGCATCACTTCGAACTGCATCGGACCGACCGCAGCCATGACTGGGTTGGCGTCGCCGCGCAGGTCGTTTTTGAGGATCTGGACAACGCCTTCGGAATCCAGCTGCTCGAGGGCTTTGCGGAACTGCTTGTATTTGCCAAGTGATTTGGCGCGCAGGATGCGGAAGTGCTCTGGGGCGAACTTCGGCATTGGTGGGTATTGGATTTTTCGGCCTTCGTAGATGGTGTCGCCTGGTGCGAGTGCGCCGGCGTTGACGAGGCCGACGATGTCGCCAGGGAAGGCAGTTTCGACGGTGGAGCGGGTGCGGCCGAAGACGGTGAGGGCGTATTTGGTGGAGAAGCTGCGGCCGGATTGGGAGTGGGTGACTTGCATGCCGCGGTCGAATTCGCCGGAGACTACGCGCATGAAGGCGAGGGTGTCGCGGTGGTTTTTGTCCATGCCGGCTTGCACTTTGAATACGACGCCAGAGAAATCATCGGTGGTGTCGCGGTGCTCATCCATTGCGGAGGTGGCGGCTTCAAGTGCTTTGGGGTCGGCGTCGCGGCCGGCGGGCGATGGTGCGAGTTGGCAGAGGGTGTCCAGGATTTGGTGGACGCCGAAGTTGAGCATCGCGGAGGCGAAGATCAGTGGGGAGGTGGTGCAGTTGAGGAAGAGTTCTTGGTCGTGGACAGCGCCGTCGGCGGCGAGGAGTTCGGCTTCTTCGGTGGCGTTTTCCCAGACTTCGCCTTCGCGTTCGGTGGCTTCTTCTGGGGTGTAGAAGTTTTCTGGGGCGATGGTGGAGCCGCCGGCGGTGCGGGTGAAGTGGATGTATTCTTCGGCTTCGCCGTCGTTGTTGATGCGGGCAAGTCCTCGGAAGTCGCCGGCTTCACCGACTGGCCAGAATAGTGGGGTTGGTTGGAGTTCGATTTCTTTGACGATTTCGTCGACGAGCTCGAGTGGGGTGCGGCCGACGCGGTCCCATTTGTTGATCACGGTGATGATCGGCAGTCCGCGGGCTTTGCAGACGCGGAAGAGTTGGAGGGTTTGGGGTTCAAGTCCTTTGGCGGCGTCGATAAGCATGACGGCGGCGTCGACGGCCATAAGCACGCGGTAGGTGTCTTCGGAGAAGTCGGCGTGACCTGGGGTGTCAACGAGGTTGATCATGAAGGGTTCGCCTTCGTGGCCTTCTGGTGCGTACTCGAATTGGAGTGCGGACGAGGCGATGGAGATGCCGCGGTCTTTTTCCATTTCCATCCAGTCGGAGACTGTCGCTTTGCGTCCTGCTTTGCCGTGTGTGGCGCCGGCTTCGGAGATGATGTGTGCGTGCAGCGCCAATGCCTCGGTCAGGGTGGATTTACCGGCGTCGGGGTGTGCGATTACGGCGAATGTTCTGCGGCGGTGCGCCTCTGCGGCGGTTGTGGCAGTGGTGGCGGAATTGGCGGTGCTCATGAATATCAAGAATAGCGGGTTGTAGGCGCTCGGCCATAGTCGCCCCAGCTCAGGCATTTTGTGCGCCGGCGTTGCCTGCTTATCGACGCCTCCCCCTGTCGTCCCCAATTCGGGGGTGACTGAAATGTAATGCACATCACCACATTTAAGCTCAAAAACAATTACCTATAGGCTGACAGAAACTCTAAAAACTATAGAGCTATAGAAACCTGAACTTCGGAGGTATCCATGACCCGTCTCATTGGTAAACAAGTACTCACCATCACGGCCGTCTCAGCAATGACGCTGGCCTTGGCATCATGCACCCGCGCAGTGGATGCAACCTCCGCAGATGGAACCGCGAGCAACACCGCTGCTTCCTGTGTGGATACATCCGGTGACACCATCAAGATCGGTTTCATCAACTCCTTGTCTGGAACCATGGCAATCTCTGAAACCACCGTCAATCAGTCTCTGCACATGGCTGCCGATGAAATCAACGCAGCCGGCGGTGTCCTGGGTAAACAACTGGTGATTTCTGAAGAAGACGGCGCCAGCGAACCCGCCACCTTTGCCGAGCGTTCCCAGCGCCTCATCCAACAAGAATGTGTTGCAGCGGTGTTCGGTGGCTGGACGTCCGCCTCCCGCAAAGCAATGCTTCCAGTCTTTGAGGGCAATAACTCCTTGCTGTTTTACCCAGTGCAGTACGAGGGCATGGAATCTTCGCCAAATATTTTCTACACCGGTGCTACCACCAACCAGCAGATCATTCCTGCCCTTGACTATTTGCGCGAAAACGGCCTCAACCGCCTGTTCCTCGTTGGTTCAGACTATGTTTTCCCACGCACTGCCAACTCGATTATCAAGGACTACGCAGAAGCCAACGGCATGGAAATCGTCGGGGAAGATTACGCACCTTTGGGATCTACTGACTTCACCACGATTGCCAACCGCATGCGCGATTCCAACGCCGACGCCGTGTTTAACACCCTCAACGGTGATTCGAACGTGGCATTTTTCCGCCAGTACAACAGCCTTGGATTCAACGCCGACACGCTACCTGTGATGTCCGTATCCATTGCTGAGGAAGAAGTCGGTGGCATTGGCACTGCCAATATCGAAGGCCAACTGGTGGCGTGGGACTACTACCAAACAGTGGATACACCAGAAAATGCGACCTTTGTGGAGAACTTCAAGGAGCTTTACGGCCAGGATCGTGTGACCTCTGATCCGATGGAAGCTGCCTACACCAGCCTGTACCTCTGGAAAGAAATGGTAGAAAAGGCCGACTCCTTTGAGGTCGCTGCAATTCAGGAAGCCGCCGATGGAACGACCTTTGCCGCACCGGAAGGAACCGTGGTGGTTGATGGGGATAACAACCACATCTCAAAGACCCCGCGCATTGGTCGAATTCGCCCTGATGGATTGATCGACACCATTTGGGAAACAGATTCTCCCGTTGATCCTGATCCGTTCTTATCGTCCTACGACTGGGCTAACACTACCTCCGCTACGTCTTAAAGGTGAGCTCATGGATATTTTATTTAATCAGCTGGTCGCAGGGCTTTCAGTCGGCTCCGTGCTGCTGCTTGTCGCCGTAGGTTTGTCCCTGACGTTTGGGCAAATGGGCGTGATCAATATGGCGCATGGTGAATTCATCATGGTTGGTGCCTATACCGCGTTTGTTGTTCAACTTGTTGTGGGGGCTGCTGGAATCTCGCTGCTGGTCAGTATTCCCTTGGCCTTTATCATTGGTGGGCTTTTCGGAGTGGTCCTGGAGCAGTTCTTGCTTCGCTACCTGTACCACCGGCCGCTAGATACGCTGTTGGCCACCTTTGGAATTGGTTTGATACTGCAGCAAGTGGCACGTGATATTTTCGGCGCTCCCGCAGTCGATGTTCGGGCCCCTGAGTTTTTGCGTGGAAACGTTGAAATCTTCGGTGTCCTGGTTCCCACAGCACGATTGTTTATTTTGGCTCTGGCCATTGCCTCGGTTACCGCACTGGCTATTTTTCTCAACCGAACAGCGTGGGGCCGACGCATCCGCGCAGTGGTGCTCAACCGTGACTTGGCAGAAACCACAGGCATTGATACCCGCGCGACCGACCGTATGACTTTCTTCGTGGGATCTGGACTAGCCGGAATCGCTGGTGTTGCCATCACTTTGATCGGGGCGACTGGCCCCACAATTGGCCAAAACTACATTGTGGATGCATTCCTTGTTGTTGCCGCCGGTGGCATTGGGCGCGTCAAAGGTGCCGTGATCATGGCGTTTGCTCTGGGCATAATGCAGGCCTTTGTGGAATATACGACAGGGGCGAGCCTAGCTAAGTTCATTGTCCTTATCGCGGTGGTTGCTTTCTTGCAGTTTAGGCCTCAAGGACTTTTCCAAACTCAAACTAGGAGCCTCGTATGAGCATCCAATTGAAAAAACCCGCAAAAAAGAGCGTGAAGCCGAAACTTAGCGTCGTTAATGCTCCCACGCTGCGCGTGGCTGCGCTGGGCCTGGCCGGACTCGCCGCTGTGTTGCTGTGCGCCCCGCTGTTTTTGTCTACTTTTCAGCTGACGTTGATGTCGCGGTTGGTGTGTTATGCCATCGTGGCAGTCGGAATCGGCTTGGCCTGGGGTAGGGGTGGAATGCTCACCTTGGGCCAGGGCGTGTTCTTTGGAATTGGTGCGTACATCATGGCGATGCACATGCTGTTTAGTGATGCGCAACTTTTTGGCGGCGCGCCTGTTCCAGCATGGTGGTCCATTTTTGCCCATCCAGCTATCGCACTTGCTGCGGTGCTTGTAGTTCCCGGAATCCTAGCTTTTGTTATTGGGTTTTCCATTTTCAAACGACGCATCAAAGGTGCCTACTTCGCGATCGTGAACCAGGCATTAGCCGCAGCCGTTGTGGTGTTGCTGGTTGGTCAGCAAGATTCACTCGGAGGTTCCAATGGTTTATCGGGTTTTAGATCGTTTATGGGGTTCGCGGTTTATGACCCCATCAACCGCATCATGTTTTACTTCACGGCAGTCGCGGTCCTCCTGGGGTTGGTGGCTATCTCATATTGGCTCATGCGCAGCCGCTATGGAGAATTGCTCGTGGCCACTAGAGATGCCGAAGAACGCGTGCGATTTTTAGGTTATGATCCCGCGCTGATCAAGACAGCAGCGTACGTGATTGCCGCAATGATTGCAGGTATTGCCGGCGCACTATTTGTTCCGATCGTGGGCATTATTTCCCCAGCTGAAATCGGTGTGGTTCCGTCCATCGTGTTTGTTATCGCGGTGGCTGCTGGTGGCAGGGCCTCACTTTTTGGACCCGTAATTGGTGCCCTTGTTTTGGGGTGGGTGGAATCTAGCTTGGCCCAAACATTTCCCAGCATGTGGTCGTATTTCCAAGGCGCAATCTTGGTCATCGTCATCGTTTTGCTTCCGGGTGGAATCGCATCAATAACATTTAAACGCAGCAGAAAGGCCACGCAATCATGAGCCTTGAAATTACCAACCTCAAAGTTGCTTTCGGATCTTTTATCGCCGTAAATGAGATCAGTTTCCAAGTACTTCCCGGTGATGTACATTTTCTTATCGGAGCCAACGGTGCAGGAAAAACTACCTGTATCGATGCCATCAGCGGGTTAGCGCCGGGGCAAGGGTCAGTGAGTTTGGATGGCACGGAGATTCTAGGAACCCCGGTTCATCGCATCGCACGAATGGGTGTGGGACGTACATTCCAAACAGCCAGTGTTTTTGAAGAGTTGTCGGTTTTACAAAATTTGGACATTGCGTGCGGGATTCACCGTCCTTTGCGTGCACTGTTGGGAGTGCGGCACCAGATCAACCCACGCATTGAACATGCTTTGGATGTCACTGGTCTTGATCATCTTGTTAATGCGCAGGCGGGCACCCTTTCGCATGGGCAGAAGCAGTGGTTGGAAATCGCGATGCTGTTGGTCCAAGACGCTCAAGTGCTCATGCTCGATGAGCCGGTGGCCGGCATGAGTGAGGAGGAACGCATTGCAACAGGTGAGCTTTTACAGAAGGTGGCTCATGGTCGCATCGTCTTAGTTGTTGAGCACGACATGGAATTTATGCGCCGGTTTGCCACTCGCGTCACTGTGATGAATCGCGGCCAGATCTTGTGTGAAGGCTCGGTTGATGAGATCCAGGCGAATCCAGATGTGCAGTCTATTTATTTAGGTACCGCAGGGAAGTGAGCTAGTCATGCTTGAAATTTCTAATATATGTGCAGGTTATGGGCGCACCGAGGTGTTGCATTCGCTATCTATTTCAACAGGCAACAGCGGGATTTTGTCCATCCTTGGGCATAATGGCGCGGGCAAATCCACGTTGCTGCGCGCGGCAGTTGGGCTGATCAAGCCGACCTCTGGATCGGTGAAATTGTTTGGCCAGGATGTCACCTCGACCTCCACGCACGAGCGGGTTAAATTGGGCATGGCTTATGTGCCGCAGGGGCAGCAATCCTTTACCCAGCTTAGCTGCATGGAAAATTTACAGGTCGTCGCTGATTTGCAAGGGCGTGCGGGCCGGGAGCGAATCGCCGAGGCACTAGATCGTTTCCCGGCGCTAACGCAGGTGCTTGACCGCCAAGCGGGGCTGCTTTCCGGTGGTCAGCGCCAGCAGCTCGCGATCGCCCGCGCGCTGATCACGGCGCCAAAGATTTTGCTTCTCGACGAACCCACCGAGGGAATCCAACCATCGGTGGTTGCTGAAATCCAGCGAACCATTATTGATTTAGCTAATGATGGAATGAGCATTGTCCTGGTTGAGCAAAATATTGGTTTTGCGTTGGAGGCCGCCAGTAATTACGCCATTGTTGCCAGAGGCCAGGTTGTGGCAACAGGCCAAGGTGGCGAAACCACGGTGGAAAAGCAAGAGAAGGTGCGTGAGTCGTTAGCTATCTAGCGGCTATGGATGGAATTTTGGGCAGCAGATAAGCCCTTTTCCACCACTATGTCTACGGCCTCTGCAGCTAGTGCGATGCCCGGCTGGTCATGATCGACAGGTTCAAGCACATAGTCAGGCACCGCCATTCCGGCAGGAGGACGTGAAATGCCAATGCGCACCCGCACATAATCCCTGGTCCCTAGTTCTTGGGTCAGGGATTTTAATCCGTTGTGTCCGTTTTCATTTCCGCCCATTTTTAACCGCACTTTACCAGCTGGGAGGTCAAGTTCATCGTGGATGACAATGATGCGCTCAGGTGGAATACCTAAAGCTTTAGCAAGTGGTGCTACTCCCTGACCGGAGTGGTTCATGAAGGTAGTAGAGCGCACGGCGAGCACCTCAGGTGCAAGCTGGGTTGTGAGGGCCTTGTAGCCCGTGATGGGGGTAAGAGGTGACTGCTGGTGGGCGTCGATAAGCATGTCTTGGCACATATAGCCGACGTTGTGCCGGGTGGATTCGTATTTGGCACCTGGGTTGCCGAGGCCTACAACCAGCCAGTTTGCGCTTGGAAGCGCGGGTTTTGGGGAAAAGAGTGCTTGGATTTTAGACAAAAAACTCACGGGAGTCATCCTAAGCCAGGCGCGCCTAGGATGGTGCCATGAGTATCCTCGACAGTTTAAAAACTCCTGTTATTGTCGCTCCGATGGCGGGCGGACCGTCTACTCCGGCGCTGGTTAATGCAGCTGCTGAGGCTGGTTCTTTGGGTTTCTTAGCTGGTGGTGTAATGCCGGTTGAGCAGCTAAAACAAGAGCTAGCGGAGGTAAAAGGTGTTTTTGGGGTCAATCTTTTTCGGCCTCAAAGCGATACGCCAAAACCATCGGATATTGATGAGCTAGCGGGGTTGCTCTCTTCACCGTTTCGGCAGTACGGACTTAATGAACCCACCGTGCCCACGCCCGATTTAACAAATGGGTGGGAGGAGAAATTCGCTGCGGTGCTTGGTGCGAAACCCGCTGTTTTTTCCTGTACATTTGGCATTTTTAGCTCGGAAGAATTCGCGCAGATTAAAGATGCAGGCATTGAGGCGTGGGTGACGGTGACTAACCCTGAAGATGCTGTGACAGCGCAAAAAGCGGGTGCCGATGCGCTTGTTGTTCAAGGACCAGAAGCAGGCGGGCATCGCTCCACTTGGACTATCGGTGAGGAACCAGATGAGCGCGACCTCGCAACCCTTATCCAGGCGGTAAAGCAGGCCGGTGTGGAGATCCCACTTATTGCAGCTGGTGGTCTATCAACCGCTTCCGATGTGGCAGCAATCCTGGACAAAGGAGCTAGCGCCGCTTCTTGTGGTTCGGCGTTTTTGCTCAGCCCCGAAGCGGGGACTAGTGCCTTAAACCGTGAGATTTTAGATGCTGCTCCGGCGCTTGGTTTGGAATCGGTGTCATCACGCGCCTTTTCTGGACGTTTTGCCAGGGGAGTGGAAACACAATTTACAAGATCGAATGAGGGGTTACCCCCGTTGTACCCGTACCTCAACCCAATGATCACATCTTTGCGAAAGGCGGCGGGTAGTGCAGGGAACTGGGATTACGCCTACTGCCTGGTCGGAGTGGGCCTGGAATCGATTGCAAAGACAAGCGCGAAACAGATACTTGAATCATTGACACCTTCCGCTTTGAGCTAGTGTTGGGGGGAGGGTTTTAACCTACCCAGCGACCCCCTAGCGACTACCCAACGAAGGACTCTTAAATGACGCACAACCACAAGGACTGGAACGATCGCATTGCAGTTGCGGAGCAAATGGTTCCTCTCATCGGACGCCTGCACCGCAACAACAACGTGGTCGTTTCCGTATTCGGTCGTCTCCTTGTGAATGTCTCAGACATCGACATCATCAAATCTCACCGCTACGCCCGCCACATCATATCCAAGGAACTTCCACTGGAAAGCTCCTTGGATATTTTGCGTGAATTGGTAGACATGAACCTGGGCACCGCATCGATCGATCTGGGGCAGCTGGCCTACGACTTCGAGGAATCTGACAGCACTGACCTGCGTGCCTTCTTGGAAGAATCCCTCGCGCCTATCATTGGCACAGAAGTTGAAAGCAAACACACCGATATCGTGCTCTACGGCTTTGGTCGCATCGGCCGCCTGCTGGCCCGCATCCTGGTCTCCCGCGAAGCACTCTACGATGGCGCACGACTGCGCGCTATCGTTGTGCGCAAAAACGGCGATGAAGACCTGGTCAAACGCGCTTCACTGCTGCGCCGCGATTCTGTCCACGGCGGATTTGATGGCACCATCACCACCGATCATGACAACAACATCATCTGGGCAAACGGCACCCCAATCCAGGTCATTTACTCCAATGACCCAGCAAGCATTGATTACACCGAATATGGAATCAATGACGCCGTTGTTGTCGATAACACCGGACGCTGGCGTGACCGCGAGGGCCTATCCCAGCACCTCAAGTCCAAGGGCGTTGCCAAGGTTGTGCTCACCGCGCCGGGCAAGGGCGATTTGAAGAACATCGTGTACGGCATCAACCATGCTGATATCACCGCTGATGATCAGATCGTATCCGCAGCCTCATGCACCACCAACGCCATTACGCCTGTGCTGAAGGTGATCAACGATCGCTACGGCGTGGAATTCGGCCACGTGGAAACCGTGCACTCCTTCACCAATGATCAGAACCTGATTGATAACTTCCACAAGGGTTCACGTCGTGGCCGTGCCGCGGGCCTAAACATGGTGCTCACCGAAACCGGTGCCGCAAAGGCTGTGTCCAAGGCTCTTCCAGAGCTGGAAGGCAAGCTCACCGGCAACGCCATCCGCGTTCCCACCCCAGATGTATCCATGGCAGTGCTCAACCTGACCTTGGAGAAGGAAGTAGACCGCGACGAGGTCAATGAGTTCCTGCGCCGAGTATCCCTGCACTCCAACCTGCGCCAGCAAATCGATTGGATTCGCTCCCCAGAAGTTGTTTCCACCGACTTCGTGGGCACCACCCACGCGGGCATTGTTGATGGCCTAGCTACCATTGCAACCGGTCGCCACCTGGTGCTCTATGTGTGGTATGACAACGAGTTCGGCTACTCCAACCAGGTCATTCGCATCGTCGAGGAAATCGCCGGTGTGCGCCCACGGGTGTACCCAGAGCGTAAGCAGCCAGTCGCTTTGTAAGATTTCAGTAGGTAATCCAAGCCTAATACCGTGCGATTAGACACATGAGTAAGCGTAAGTCTCGGGTGAAAATCACCCACAACCCGCTGGGCATGAAGCTCAAAGACACGTGTTGTCGCAAAACTCCGCGCTGCAAGAACTGTCCAGTGGTGTACACGCGCTTACTCAAATCTGGCGCTTTAGAAAACGATGACGCCGACCTGCCGCGCCGCCTCAAAGAGGCGCGGCGCAAGTAGCTAGCTGGCCATATGCTTTTCGACGAGATCTGCAGCGTCCGCCGCCATGATCGGAATTTCCGCTAGTTCTTGCTTGCCAAAAGGCTTCAACACAAAACTTGCCGGATCCATCCGACCCGGTGGCCTGCCGATCCCGACACTAAGTTTCCAATAATCCTTAGTACCCAAAGCTTTAGACGTGGATTTTAAGCCATTGTGCCCGTGGTCCCCACCACCTTGCCGAAGCTTCACCTGGCCAAAATCAAGCTCTAATTCATCATGGATCACAATGACGTTGGCAGCTGAAATTTTAAAGAAATCGCACAACGCCCTAATCGGTGTTCCAGACAGGTTCATAAAACTCCGAGGCTTAGCCACAATCAAACCCGGCAGCTGCGCAATTTCAGTGTTGGAACGTTTATGCACGCTAAAAGACGCAAATTTACGCGATACTAATTCCTCTGCGACTTCAAAACCAATATTGTGGCGAGTGCCCACATATTTCGGACCCGGATTACCTAGGCCAACAACTAAAAGGGGAGAGTTGGGAGAGTTCTTCACATCCCCCATCCAACCATGAGTTTCAGATAAGCAAAAACGGGCTTCGTACCCTTTGAAAAAGCTTGCGATGATGATTGTGCACTGTCATCACCGCGTGCTTTTTCAAAAAGTAGCGAAACCCGTTAGATCGCTTATTGCGAAGAAAGCTTACTCAGCTGCTTCTTCGCCCTCAGCTGCAGCCTCATCCTCGTCGGTCTCTTCTGCTTCAACCTCTGGGTAAACGATGTTCACGATGAGGGTCTCAGGATCCTCAACCAAGGTGGTGTCG
Above is a genomic segment from Corynebacterium suranareeae containing:
- the urtA gene encoding urea ABC transporter substrate-binding protein, whose translation is MTRLIGKQVLTITAVSAMTLALASCTRAVDATSADGTASNTAASCVDTSGDTIKIGFINSLSGTMAISETTVNQSLHMAADEINAAGGVLGKQLVISEEDGASEPATFAERSQRLIQQECVAAVFGGWTSASRKAMLPVFEGNNSLLFYPVQYEGMESSPNIFYTGATTNQQIIPALDYLRENGLNRLFLVGSDYVFPRTANSIIKDYAEANGMEIVGEDYAPLGSTDFTTIANRMRDSNADAVFNTLNGDSNVAFFRQYNSLGFNADTLPVMSVSIAEEEVGGIGTANIEGQLVAWDYYQTVDTPENATFVENFKELYGQDRVTSDPMEAAYTSLYLWKEMVEKADSFEVAAIQEAADGTTFAAPEGTVVVDGDNNHISKTPRIGRIRPDGLIDTIWETDSPVDPDPFLSSYDWANTTSATS
- a CDS encoding HNH endonuclease signature motif containing protein, whose translation is MSISTHVNAITTALHAIDNHLAALLDADGVTLEHYTPLEPDLVALEHAINHHATIAAQATALAERTNAAHTIGSTHLIDYLTTTFGLSKKGAHHRITLAHTLYPTTGKTSSSTSGESGSDTDSGGDSGDSGGDDPDPEPNPGDTGTGNDTDGNDQPDGGSGGSGGKSQISAEKHAIITEELTHLNPNTTPSYDQLRHQALTHAIWRTPEDLRTWLRNQIRTANNAHPDRITAMSKRYLAFSKPDANNMVRISGLIPATTAALIAANTAPLTKRGNLVDTPPADDTRSRGQRHADALHHIMEIYNQGIVTPARGGTASIIISMTTDDINDINTTDPTNSNGGSSPLNKLYPTNTGYALNLAEIMNLIAAKYDFAVLLDGPTGQALNVNRMQRSANLMQRIALFASELVCSAPHCDRPQLECEVHHLDPWVKGGLTNLVNLTQQCYNHHPRIDDSRSGVNGKGYMDRDPDTGRAAHYPADGSGPVCNRSAASDSSGGAWARRKHHGPPPHHQPPHHPPPDPPGPPDDVPGDVSSPAVDTLF
- the urtB gene encoding urea ABC transporter permease subunit UrtB codes for the protein MDILFNQLVAGLSVGSVLLLVAVGLSLTFGQMGVINMAHGEFIMVGAYTAFVVQLVVGAAGISLLVSIPLAFIIGGLFGVVLEQFLLRYLYHRPLDTLLATFGIGLILQQVARDIFGAPAVDVRAPEFLRGNVEIFGVLVPTARLFILALAIASVTALAIFLNRTAWGRRIRAVVLNRDLAETTGIDTRATDRMTFFVGSGLAGIAGVAITLIGATGPTIGQNYIVDAFLVVAAGGIGRVKGAVIMAFALGIMQAFVEYTTGASLAKFIVLIAVVAFLQFRPQGLFQTQTRSLV
- a CDS encoding DUF2199 domain-containing protein — encoded protein: MKPGHYYCGHCGETHFGAPALNLKFPDPVIEALERGDRVSTGSSVCQILYPKPKRHFIKSNIEIPIDGGKKKLDYGGWVEVEHADLITYLNYRNGMRKVRLPGLLASKFPGLEDSYGTPVLLTVKHEDFYPHFQPLEETSSMYQDFTNGISSREADLRINSWFLAIHGYVH
- a CDS encoding peptide chain release factor 3, yielding MSTANSATTATTAAEAHRRRTFAVIAHPDAGKSTLTEALALHAHIISEAGATHGKAGRKATVSDWMEMEKDRGISIASSALQFEYAPEGHEGEPFMINLVDTPGHADFSEDTYRVLMAVDAAVMLIDAAKGLEPQTLQLFRVCKARGLPIITVINKWDRVGRTPLELVDEIVKEIELQPTPLFWPVGEAGDFRGLARINNDGEAEEYIHFTRTAGGSTIAPENFYTPEEATEREGEVWENATEEAELLAADGAVHDQELFLNCTTSPLIFASAMLNFGVHQILDTLCQLAPSPAGRDADPKALEAATSAMDEHRDTTDDFSGVVFKVQAGMDKNHRDTLAFMRVVSGEFDRGMQVTHSQSGRSFSTKYALTVFGRTRSTVETAFPGDIVGLVNAGALAPGDTIYEGRKIQYPPMPKFAPEHFRILRAKSLGKYKQFRKALEQLDSEGVVQILKNDLRGDANPVMAAVGPMQFEVMQARMEVEYNVETVADPIPYTVARRTTAETAPELAKQRGVEIFTRTDGELIALFSDKWRLSFIEKEHPDFVLESLVAE